In one Mucilaginibacter ginsenosidivorax genomic region, the following are encoded:
- the thrC gene encoding threonine synthase: MKLYSTNNIQSEVSFKDAVFNSMPQDKGLYMPISILRLSDDFINNLDKYTLPEIAFEVAKNLLGDAMPVDDLKALIDDAINFDAPVVKLDDNVHVLELFHGPSLAFKDFGARFMSRVMSYFLEEGEKQLDVLVATSGDTGGAVALGFLGVPNTRVTILYPKGKVSGVQEQQLTTNGQNIRALEVDGTFDDCQALVKQAFTDPELNEKFRLTSANSINIARLVPQTFYYFNAYAQLLRQGVKKVIFSVPSGNFGNIGAGLLAWKMGLPIEKFIAATNANDTVPEFLKTGIYQPKPSVATLSNAMDVGNPSNWVRIADLFKTDMEELKKLVVGFTYNDEETVKAINWVFDTYSYVVCPHTAIAWQALTDYQYDNASADTAGVFLSTAHPCKFPDVFSAEITAKIDVPAQVKELESKTKLAIAISKDFEDFKGYLLSAK; the protein is encoded by the coding sequence ATGAAACTCTATAGTACTAATAATATCCAATCAGAAGTATCTTTTAAAGACGCCGTTTTTAACAGCATGCCGCAGGATAAAGGTTTATATATGCCTATCAGCATCTTGCGTTTGAGCGATGATTTTATAAATAACCTGGACAAGTACACCCTGCCAGAAATTGCTTTTGAAGTAGCTAAAAATCTTTTAGGTGATGCGATGCCCGTTGATGATTTGAAAGCGTTGATTGATGACGCTATCAACTTTGACGCGCCGGTTGTAAAGCTGGATGATAACGTGCACGTGCTGGAACTCTTCCACGGCCCATCATTGGCGTTTAAAGATTTTGGCGCTCGCTTCATGAGCCGTGTAATGAGCTACTTTTTAGAAGAAGGTGAAAAACAGCTGGATGTATTAGTTGCCACCAGCGGCGATACCGGCGGTGCCGTTGCCCTGGGCTTTTTAGGCGTTCCAAATACCAGGGTTACTATCCTTTATCCCAAGGGCAAGGTAAGTGGCGTACAGGAGCAGCAATTAACCACCAACGGACAAAACATTCGCGCCCTTGAGGTTGATGGTACGTTTGATGATTGCCAGGCCTTGGTTAAACAAGCGTTTACCGATCCCGAACTGAACGAAAAATTCCGCCTGACATCGGCCAACTCTATTAACATTGCACGTTTGGTGCCGCAAACCTTTTACTACTTTAACGCTTACGCACAGCTGTTGAGGCAGGGTGTAAAAAAGGTAATCTTCTCTGTACCAAGCGGGAACTTTGGTAATATCGGTGCTGGTTTATTAGCCTGGAAAATGGGTTTACCAATCGAGAAGTTTATTGCCGCTACAAATGCCAATGATACAGTGCCCGAATTTTTAAAAACCGGCATTTATCAGCCTAAGCCATCTGTTGCAACTTTATCAAACGCCATGGACGTGGGCAACCCGAGCAATTGGGTACGTATTGCCGATCTGTTTAAAACAGATATGGAAGAGCTGAAAAAATTAGTAGTGGGCTTTACTTACAACGACGAAGAAACAGTAAAAGCCATCAACTGGGTATTTGATACCTATAGTTACGTGGTTTGCCCGCATACTGCTATTGCCTGGCAGGCATTGACAGATTACCAGTACGATAATGCCAGCGCAGATACTGCAGGCGTGTTTTTATCAACCGCTCACCCTTGTAAGTTCCCCGATGTTTTTAGCGCCGAAATAACCGCTAAAATTGATGTACCCGCGCAGGTAAAAGAACTGGAATCAAAAACCAAACTGGCCATCGCGATAAGTAAAGATTTTGAAGACTTTAAAGGTTATCTGCTGAGCGCTAAATAA
- a CDS encoding type II toxin-antitoxin system RelE/ParE family toxin: MVEINWTKQAIKDIDNIAAFISRDSEHYAMIQVQRFFEESVRILERYPRAGKIVREKQDPSIREVLVGSYRVIYKVINKSKIDVLTVHHSKRMLANNPRFKK, encoded by the coding sequence ATGGTTGAAATAAATTGGACCAAACAAGCAATAAAAGACATTGATAATATTGCAGCGTTTATTTCCAGGGATTCTGAGCACTATGCGATGATACAGGTTCAACGTTTCTTTGAAGAAAGTGTCAGAATTTTAGAACGATATCCAAGAGCCGGAAAAATCGTGCGGGAAAAGCAAGATCCTTCGATAAGGGAGGTACTTGTTGGAAGTTATCGGGTGATTTATAAGGTCATTAATAAATCTAAAATAGACGTGCTCACGGTGCACCACAGCAAAAGAATGCTCGCCAACAATCCCCGGTTCAAGAAGTAG
- a CDS encoding HAD family hydrolase, with protein sequence MINTIIFDLGAVLIDWNPHYVYKTIFDDEQEMHNFLANVCTSDWNEEQDAGRSLQEGTDLLVAQFPEHEANIRAFYGRWIEMLGEPFHGTVEIFKQLKESNKYKIYALTNWSAETFPFAQARFDFLNWFDGVVVSGTEKMRKPAPEFFQVLLDRYNVNPTEALFIDDNYRNVLASEKMGIKTIHFKSADELAEELKALDIL encoded by the coding sequence ATGATCAATACCATCATATTCGACCTTGGCGCAGTTTTGATAGACTGGAATCCGCATTACGTTTACAAAACAATATTTGACGACGAGCAGGAAATGCACAATTTTCTGGCCAATGTTTGCACTTCCGACTGGAACGAAGAACAGGATGCCGGTCGCTCGTTACAAGAGGGTACCGATTTGCTGGTAGCGCAGTTTCCGGAGCATGAGGCTAATATCAGGGCGTTTTATGGCCGGTGGATAGAAATGCTGGGCGAGCCTTTTCATGGCACCGTCGAGATTTTTAAACAGTTAAAGGAGAGTAATAAATATAAGATATACGCGCTCACCAATTGGTCGGCAGAGACATTTCCTTTTGCACAAGCTCGTTTTGATTTTTTAAACTGGTTTGATGGCGTGGTAGTATCTGGTACCGAAAAAATGCGTAAGCCGGCACCTGAGTTTTTCCAGGTCCTGCTCGACAGATATAATGTTAACCCTACCGAAGCCTTATTTATTGACGACAATTACCGCAACGTTTTGGCATCAGAAAAAATGGGCATCAAAACCATTCATTTTAAATCGGCCGATGAATTAGCGGAAGAACTGAAGGCGTTGGATATTTTGTAA
- a CDS encoding dihydrofolate reductase family protein encodes MRKIILNLAMSLDGYIEGPNGEYDWCFADQDYGMTEFLNQADAIFLGRKSYEMFIDTDPGLFAALKMYVFTDTLTSVAGNAEIIRSADFDRRVDEIRHQPGGNIWLFGGAGLVAAFVAKKQINEFLLSVHPVILGSGKQLFDVKHRIDLMFLGCETFSSGLVQLRYTFKPQFNMDMIDF; translated from the coding sequence ATGCGAAAAATAATTTTAAACCTGGCCATGAGCCTTGATGGCTACATTGAGGGCCCAAATGGCGAGTACGACTGGTGTTTTGCCGATCAGGATTATGGGATGACGGAATTTTTGAACCAGGCTGACGCCATATTCCTGGGCCGTAAAAGTTACGAAATGTTTATTGATACTGATCCGGGGCTGTTTGCGGCGCTTAAAATGTATGTGTTTACTGATACGCTAACCTCGGTAGCAGGCAATGCAGAAATTATTCGTTCCGCAGATTTTGACCGTCGTGTTGATGAAATAAGGCATCAGCCAGGCGGAAACATCTGGCTGTTTGGTGGCGCCGGACTGGTGGCCGCATTTGTGGCCAAAAAGCAAATTAACGAGTTTTTACTATCTGTACACCCGGTAATATTAGGCTCTGGTAAGCAACTGTTTGATGTTAAACACCGTATCGACCTGATGTTCCTGGGCTGCGAAACATTTTCGAGTGGCCTGGTACAATTGCGCTACACTTTTAAGCCGCAATTTAATATGGATATGATTGATTTTTAA
- a CDS encoding LutB/LldF family L-lactate oxidation iron-sulfur protein yields MGSTAEEFLVASEEKVFDASHRRIINNSIDKYNVAAASGISRIANLDNAKKKGHVIKWKVMENLDKFLPEFEANFQRRGGKVIWANDAEEANREILNIIQKAKAKTVVKSKSMVTEEIHLNEFLKENHIESLETDLGEYIVQLLGQAPYHIVTPAMHLSKEDIAKLFHQHFGTSLEATAEELTLKARELLRDKHLQADVGITGANFLLADTGSVAISENEGNARLCTTFPKIHIAVVGIEKVIPSITDLDLFWPMLSTHGTGQNLTVYNTILNGPRQANETDGPEEMYVVLLDNGRTNLLAQKEQRQGLYCIRCGACLNVCPVYQNVGGHTYNTTYSGPIGAIITPHTDGMEEFKHLSYASSLCGRCTEVCPVKIDIHKMLLLNRRDAVNEGLVTTKERWGWAIWKKGMLKRSLTDFFGGKMKNFLLRFFFKNTWGHLREMPEVAEKSFTRQWQEKHQGEE; encoded by the coding sequence ATGGGAAGCACTGCCGAAGAGTTTTTGGTTGCATCAGAGGAGAAGGTATTTGATGCAAGCCACCGCCGTATTATCAATAACAGCATTGATAAGTACAACGTGGCTGCAGCAAGCGGCATATCGCGCATAGCAAATCTTGACAATGCCAAGAAAAAAGGCCATGTGATTAAGTGGAAGGTGATGGAAAACCTGGACAAGTTTTTGCCCGAGTTTGAAGCCAATTTCCAACGCAGGGGCGGCAAAGTTATCTGGGCCAATGATGCCGAAGAGGCCAACCGCGAGATCCTGAACATCATTCAAAAAGCAAAAGCCAAAACGGTTGTAAAATCCAAATCGATGGTAACGGAAGAAATTCATCTGAATGAATTTTTGAAAGAAAACCACATCGAATCATTAGAAACCGACCTTGGCGAATACATTGTACAGCTATTAGGGCAAGCACCTTACCATATTGTTACCCCGGCAATGCACCTGAGCAAGGAGGATATTGCCAAACTATTCCATCAGCATTTCGGCACATCTTTAGAGGCTACAGCCGAAGAGTTAACCCTGAAAGCACGGGAATTACTACGGGACAAACACCTACAGGCCGATGTTGGCATAACCGGCGCCAACTTCCTGCTGGCAGATACGGGCAGTGTGGCCATCAGCGAAAATGAGGGAAATGCCCGCTTGTGTACCACCTTCCCCAAAATTCATATCGCGGTGGTGGGAATAGAAAAAGTTATCCCCTCCATAACCGATCTTGATTTATTTTGGCCAATGCTGTCAACGCACGGCACCGGGCAAAACCTTACCGTTTACAATACCATATTAAACGGCCCACGCCAGGCTAATGAAACCGATGGACCCGAAGAAATGTACGTGGTACTGCTTGATAACGGCCGCACCAACCTGCTGGCCCAAAAAGAGCAGCGCCAGGGCTTATATTGCATCCGGTGTGGGGCCTGCCTTAATGTATGCCCGGTTTACCAGAATGTGGGTGGCCACACTTATAACACTACTTACAGCGGCCCTATTGGCGCTATTATTACGCCGCATACCGATGGCATGGAGGAATTTAAACACCTAAGCTACGCATCAAGCCTCTGCGGCCGTTGCACCGAGGTTTGCCCGGTTAAGATAGATATTCACAAAATGCTACTGCTTAACCGCCGCGACGCGGTTAACGAGGGCCTGGTAACCACCAAAGAGCGCTGGGGCTGGGCCATCTGGAAAAAAGGAATGCTTAAACGCAGTCTGACAGATTTTTTTGGCGGCAAAATGAAAAACTTCCTCCTTCGTTTTTTCTTTAAAAACACTTGGGGCCATTTAAGAGAAATGCCCGAAGTTGCCGAAAAGTCGTTCACCAGGCAATGGCAGGAAAAACACCAGGGCGAAGAATAA
- a CDS encoding M28 family peptidase codes for MKKVTLLAFSAAIAVNACAQQNPTAMKYGKLITAEDAKRHLSILASDEFEGRETGKPGAEKAANYIAGEFKKLGLQAPVNGSYFFNVPLVQSALKVSAFAVNGKPFVLGQDFIPNGTVPDKNVSGSEVVFVGFGTEGEIGSTDLAGKVVLWINEDKPEEGKTANVAVRMTTARLKVFANLQSKKPAIILAANGDLTALLKRFGRSIASPRLTIKEEAAKANTGVPVFHVTTAIADELVKSTGKTYSDLKAAANTTPVVTAKADFTANFSNDRTDVKAVDVVGFMPGTDLKDEVLVFSAHYDHIGLEADPKAKDKVNNGADDDGSGTTGILEIARAFSKAQKDGHGPRRSVLFLGNVGEEKGLLGSEYYTDHPIYPLANTITDLNIDMIGRVGEEYIGKPDSANYVYPIGSAMLSKELHDIGENANNTYTHLKLDYKYDDPNDPNRFYYRSDHYNFAKHGVPIIFYFNGVHADYHQPGDEVSKINFPLLAKRAQLVFYTGWELANRDKKPVVDGAK; via the coding sequence ATGAAAAAAGTAACATTACTGGCATTTTCTGCTGCAATAGCGGTTAATGCCTGTGCGCAGCAAAACCCTACCGCCATGAAGTACGGGAAGCTGATTACGGCCGAGGACGCCAAACGACACCTGAGCATCCTGGCGTCTGACGAATTTGAAGGCCGGGAAACTGGTAAGCCCGGGGCTGAAAAAGCCGCAAATTACATAGCTGGCGAATTTAAAAAATTAGGGCTGCAGGCACCGGTAAACGGATCATACTTCTTTAACGTACCCCTTGTACAAAGTGCGTTAAAAGTATCGGCCTTTGCTGTTAATGGCAAACCATTTGTTTTAGGGCAGGATTTTATACCTAACGGTACTGTGCCCGATAAAAATGTAAGCGGCAGCGAAGTTGTATTTGTAGGCTTCGGCACCGAGGGCGAAATAGGATCAACTGATCTTGCGGGCAAGGTTGTATTGTGGATAAACGAGGACAAACCCGAAGAAGGTAAAACAGCAAATGTGGCTGTACGCATGACCACAGCGCGTTTAAAAGTATTTGCCAACCTGCAAAGCAAAAAACCTGCAATTATTTTGGCGGCCAACGGCGATTTAACTGCTCTACTTAAACGTTTTGGCAGAAGCATTGCAAGTCCGCGTTTAACTATCAAAGAAGAAGCTGCTAAAGCCAATACCGGTGTACCTGTTTTTCATGTAACTACAGCAATTGCCGATGAGCTGGTAAAATCAACCGGTAAAACCTACAGCGATTTAAAAGCCGCCGCCAACACTACACCTGTTGTAACGGCAAAAGCCGATTTTACAGCCAATTTTTCAAATGACCGCACCGATGTTAAAGCTGTTGATGTTGTTGGCTTTATGCCAGGCACCGATTTGAAAGATGAAGTGCTGGTGTTTTCGGCCCATTATGACCATATTGGTTTAGAGGCTGACCCTAAAGCTAAGGACAAAGTAAATAACGGTGCCGATGATGACGGATCGGGTACTACAGGCATCCTTGAAATTGCCCGCGCGTTTTCGAAAGCCCAAAAAGATGGACACGGCCCACGCCGCAGTGTTTTATTTTTAGGCAACGTTGGCGAAGAAAAAGGGCTTTTAGGATCTGAGTACTATACCGATCATCCTATTTATCCTTTGGCTAATACCATTACCGATTTAAATATTGACATGATTGGCCGCGTAGGCGAAGAATATATTGGCAAACCCGATTCTGCCAACTACGTATACCCTATCGGTTCAGCAATGCTAAGCAAGGAACTACATGATATTGGCGAAAACGCTAACAATACGTATACCCACCTGAAGCTGGATTATAAATATGATGACCCTAATGATCCTAACCGTTTTTACTACCGTAGTGATCATTACAACTTTGCAAAACACGGCGTGCCCATTATTTTCTACTTCAACGGCGTACATGCCGATTATCATCAGCCTGGCGATGAAGTAAGCAAAATTAACTTCCCGTTACTGGCAAAACGGGCGCAATTGGTATTTTATACCGGCTGGGAATTAGCCAATCGTGATAAAAAACCAGTTGTTGATGGAGCTAAGTAG
- the rpiB gene encoding ribose 5-phosphate isomerase B yields MKEGLKIAIGADHAGFDYKQALLADIPADQLKDFGTYSNTSVDYPDFAHPVASAVESGECDLGILVCGSANGVAITANKHQGIRAAICWNEELAVLARSHNNANIVCIPARFISIDEAKKIVQAFFATEFEGGRHATRVGKISC; encoded by the coding sequence ATGAAAGAAGGGCTTAAAATTGCCATTGGCGCCGATCATGCGGGTTTTGATTATAAACAAGCTTTATTAGCCGATATCCCGGCCGACCAGTTAAAAGATTTCGGTACCTATTCCAATACATCTGTTGATTACCCCGATTTTGCACATCCTGTCGCGTCAGCTGTTGAAAGTGGCGAGTGCGATTTAGGCATCCTGGTTTGCGGCAGCGCCAATGGCGTAGCCATTACCGCCAATAAACACCAGGGCATCCGCGCCGCCATTTGCTGGAACGAAGAACTGGCCGTACTTGCCCGCAGCCATAACAACGCCAATATTGTATGTATCCCGGCACGCTTCATCAGCATCGACGAAGCTAAAAAAATAGTACAGGCATTTTTTGCCACCGAATTTGAAGGCGGCCGCCACGCCACCAGGGTAGGTAAAATTTCCTGCTGA
- the bshA gene encoding N-acetyl-alpha-D-glucosaminyl L-malate synthase BshA, with protein MKIGIVCYPTFGGSGVVATELGKALANRGHQVHFVTYNQPARLDLFSENLFYHEVSVSNYPLFDFPPYELALASRLVDVVRHEQLDVLHVHYAIPHASAAFMAKQILATYGIYIPVVTTLHGTDITLVGKDRTFKPVVTFSINKSDGVTAVSENLRSDTYKFFDIENDIKVIPNFIDLTRFSLKAKDHFKKAIAPFGEKVLVHTSNFRKVKRTEDVVKIFAQVIKSIPSKLLMVGDGPERSGCEQLCRDLGVTDNVRFLGKQDAIEEILSVADLFLMPSQSESFGLAALEAMACKVPVISSNAGGLPELNVDGETGYLNNVGDVDGMAERAIYILEDEARLETFKNNALARAKQFDLATILPLYENYYIEVVERCKDKAI; from the coding sequence ATGAAAATTGGAATCGTATGTTACCCAACCTTTGGCGGAAGCGGGGTTGTTGCTACCGAACTTGGTAAAGCCCTTGCAAACCGCGGTCACCAGGTACATTTTGTTACTTATAACCAGCCTGCGCGGTTAGACCTTTTTTCTGAAAATCTTTTTTACCACGAGGTGTCGGTAAGCAATTACCCGCTGTTTGATTTCCCGCCTTATGAGCTTGCCCTGGCCAGTCGTTTGGTTGATGTGGTACGTCATGAGCAATTGGATGTATTGCATGTGCATTACGCTATACCACATGCTTCGGCGGCGTTTATGGCCAAGCAAATACTGGCCACTTATGGCATCTATATCCCGGTAGTTACCACCCTGCACGGTACCGATATTACATTGGTTGGAAAAGACCGTACATTTAAACCGGTAGTTACCTTTTCTATCAATAAATCGGACGGCGTAACCGCAGTATCCGAAAACCTGCGATCAGACACTTATAAATTTTTTGATATCGAAAACGATATTAAGGTGATCCCTAACTTTATCGACCTGACCCGTTTCAGCCTTAAAGCAAAGGACCACTTCAAAAAAGCGATAGCACCATTCGGCGAAAAGGTGCTGGTGCATACCTCCAACTTCCGCAAGGTAAAACGTACCGAAGATGTGGTAAAGATATTTGCCCAGGTGATTAAATCCATCCCCTCAAAACTATTAATGGTGGGCGATGGTCCCGAACGTTCGGGTTGCGAGCAGTTATGCCGCGATCTTGGCGTCACAGACAATGTACGCTTTTTGGGCAAACAGGATGCTATCGAGGAGATTTTATCTGTAGCAGATTTATTCCTGATGCCCTCACAATCCGAGAGTTTTGGTTTGGCCGCGCTGGAGGCTATGGCATGCAAGGTGCCGGTGATCAGCAGTAATGCCGGCGGTTTACCGGAGCTGAATGTCGACGGCGAAACCGGCTACCTGAACAACGTTGGCGATGTAGACGGCATGGCCGAAAGAGCTATATACATCCTGGAAGATGAAGCCCGCCTGGAAACCTTTAAAAACAACGCCCTTGCCCGCGCTAAACAATTCGACCTGGCCACTATACTCCCACTTTATGAAAATTACTACATTGAAGTGGTAGAACGCTGCAAAGATAAGGCGATATAA
- a CDS encoding VOC family protein gives MSNAINLKINAIQHIGVPVTNLETSQLFYSRLGFSNVMEAPFTDNGGTGTCVMMQSGNIIMELYQLPDAGLPAIRSRSNGHIDHVAFDVSDIEEAFKEITKAGFNVLEPEPVFLQFWEKGCKYFNITGPDGERLEFNQVL, from the coding sequence ATGAGTAACGCTATTAATTTAAAAATCAACGCCATACAGCACATTGGCGTGCCGGTAACCAACCTGGAAACCTCGCAGCTTTTTTATAGCCGCCTTGGCTTCAGTAATGTGATGGAAGCGCCGTTTACCGATAACGGCGGCACAGGCACCTGTGTGATGATGCAAAGCGGTAATATCATCATGGAGCTGTACCAGCTGCCCGATGCGGGCCTGCCGGCAATCCGGTCAAGAAGCAACGGGCATATAGATCATGTAGCGTTTGATGTAAGCGATATCGAGGAGGCCTTCAAGGAGATAACTAAAGCCGGTTTTAACGTGCTTGAGCCCGAACCGGTGTTCCTGCAGTTCTGGGAAAAGGGCTGTAAATATTTTAACATCACCGGACCCGATGGGGAAAGGCTGGAGTTTAACCAGGTGCTGTGA
- a CDS encoding VOC family protein translates to MEPEKNIPENYQHIMPYLVIPNADKFIAFMKTVFGATEQYKAMRDENTIMHAELSIKGSTIMFAGCTDTFTQQNAGMFIYVDNCDETYHKALDNGAESIIPPANQSYGRSAGVKDPFGNTWWVTNVL, encoded by the coding sequence ATGGAACCTGAAAAAAACATCCCCGAAAACTATCAGCACATTATGCCCTACCTGGTTATCCCCAATGCCGATAAATTTATTGCGTTTATGAAAACAGTATTTGGCGCTACCGAACAATACAAAGCCATGCGCGATGAAAACACCATAATGCATGCCGAGCTTAGCATTAAAGGCAGCACCATTATGTTTGCCGGCTGCACGGATACCTTTACCCAGCAAAATGCAGGCATGTTTATTTACGTAGATAACTGCGACGAAACCTACCACAAAGCCCTTGATAACGGAGCCGAAAGCATTATACCACCGGCCAATCAGTCTTACGGGCGCAGCGCCGGGGTTAAAGATCCATTTGGGAATACGTGGTGGGTGACTAATGTTTTGTAA
- a CDS encoding AraC family transcriptional regulator produces the protein MKYYTIAPPEILKPYVRFYWVLEHELTAGEPEYVYRSIADSCTEMVFHYRSTFDELTNNGIENGGPSGIQFQSTRYRRFITKQSFGIFGAYLYPFAVPLLFNTPSSQTSNLALDYDTFLGTSGRLLEEQIMLAPNNQQRADILSAYLIKQLRASKLKNDRIITCIKQVIHTNPNKTVAQLADTYNLSARQFDRLFKEHAGFSPKTYLRVVRLHDAIQQYDSSKSLTQIALDCGYYDQSHFIHDVRAFTGYHPGFYFSGKAEGFISIG, from the coding sequence ATGAAGTATTACACCATTGCTCCGCCCGAAATATTGAAACCTTACGTGAGGTTTTACTGGGTGCTGGAGCATGAACTAACGGCGGGCGAACCGGAGTATGTTTACCGTTCCATTGCCGATAGCTGCACCGAAATGGTTTTTCATTACCGGTCGACATTTGATGAATTAACCAATAACGGGATCGAAAACGGCGGGCCATCAGGCATCCAGTTTCAAAGCACACGGTACCGGCGGTTTATCACCAAACAAAGCTTTGGTATTTTCGGCGCGTATCTTTATCCTTTCGCGGTGCCCTTGTTATTTAATACTCCAAGCAGCCAAACCAGCAACCTGGCTTTAGATTATGATACCTTTTTAGGAACTTCAGGCCGTCTGCTGGAAGAACAGATTATGCTTGCACCCAATAATCAGCAGCGGGCCGATATTTTATCTGCCTATTTAATAAAACAACTCCGGGCCAGTAAATTAAAAAACGACAGGATTATTACCTGTATAAAACAGGTTATCCATACCAACCCCAACAAAACTGTTGCCCAGCTTGCCGATACCTATAACTTATCGGCAAGACAGTTTGATCGGTTATTTAAAGAACACGCCGGTTTTAGCCCCAAAACCTACCTGCGCGTGGTACGCCTGCACGATGCCATTCAACAATATGACAGCAGCAAATCCCTCACACAAATTGCGCTGGATTGCGGCTATTACGACCAATCGCATTTTATACATGATGTAAGGGCGTTTACCGGCTACCACCCCGGCTTTTACTTTTCTGGTAAGGCCGAGGGTTTTATCAGCATTGGTTGA
- a CDS encoding M56 family metallopeptidase: MQLLTTTTDTAGRLIQAFSWMLIHSLWQGLLIAVLTVISLMLARKASAAVRYNLVFLQFLLFAGSCTLTFIWIWNSNALQPAAKPLAGAVGYNAAQLLNLNAAGIKAFTQTCANYFTANAPVVVLLWFTLFVFRAIKMMRSVLYIHQARRRYISAPAQYWQQKVTALCQKLQLTKAVQLFESGYVKVPLVVGHLKPIILIPVGLLAGLPAGQVEAVLLHELAHIRRNDYVVNFLQVLVETVFFFNPGLLWISSLLRDERENCCDDIALAQTQNKREFVQALISFKEYSLYGTAYQVAFPGKKNQLLQRISRILQNQNKGIGASEKIFFLAGIIILSSMVATAAISQVREITRHIAKTEVVHSNSFDHKVTTSVKLTDATALSHRAKTEATWPKHQQSFAEPASPPMPKAPAEMKPIDPPQPPPAAEMQEKLKKDAARVAADAEKVIADRELLNSHDTPLKPRQAEAAEQAKHDQEQTRKDQQQAARDQEQARRDQQQALIDQQQAQRDQEQAKKDQEQARKDQEQAFKDQQAVKKPNNVSVQL; encoded by the coding sequence ATGCAGCTGCTTACCACAACCACCGATACTGCCGGCCGCCTGATACAGGCCTTTAGCTGGATGCTTATCCACTCATTATGGCAGGGCTTGTTAATTGCTGTGCTGACCGTTATCAGCCTAATGCTGGCCCGCAAAGCAAGCGCGGCGGTAAGGTATAACCTGGTGTTTTTACAATTTTTATTATTTGCCGGTTCATGCACACTTACGTTTATTTGGATATGGAACAGCAACGCATTGCAACCCGCTGCAAAACCACTTGCGGGTGCGGTAGGCTATAATGCAGCACAGTTACTTAATTTAAATGCGGCAGGTATAAAAGCATTTACCCAAACCTGTGCCAACTACTTTACGGCCAATGCCCCGGTGGTGGTGTTGCTTTGGTTTACCCTGTTTGTGTTTAGGGCTATAAAAATGATGCGGTCGGTACTTTACATTCACCAGGCCAGACGCAGGTATATATCGGCACCTGCCCAATACTGGCAACAAAAGGTAACTGCGCTTTGCCAAAAGCTGCAATTAACAAAAGCTGTGCAGCTTTTTGAGTCGGGCTATGTAAAAGTGCCTTTGGTAGTAGGGCATTTAAAACCCATCATATTAATACCTGTAGGTTTGCTTGCCGGCTTACCGGCGGGCCAGGTTGAAGCTGTGCTGCTGCATGAGCTGGCCCACATCAGGCGTAATGACTACGTTGTTAATTTTTTACAAGTGCTGGTAGAAACCGTTTTCTTTTTCAATCCCGGCCTCCTGTGGATCTCTTCGCTGCTGCGCGATGAGCGCGAAAATTGCTGCGATGATATAGCCCTGGCCCAAACACAAAACAAACGCGAGTTTGTGCAGGCGCTAATCAGTTTTAAAGAGTATTCTTTGTATGGCACGGCATACCAGGTAGCCTTTCCCGGCAAAAAAAATCAATTGCTGCAACGCATCAGCCGGATACTTCAAAACCAAAATAAGGGCATCGGCGCATCCGAAAAAATTTTCTTCCTGGCGGGTATTATCATATTATCGTCAATGGTGGCAACAGCCGCCATTAGCCAGGTACGGGAAATAACCCGGCACATAGCCAAAACTGAAGTTGTGCACAGCAATTCGTTTGACCATAAAGTTACAACATCCGTTAAGTTAACCGATGCCACAGCGCTAAGTCATCGGGCAAAAACGGAGGCCACCTGGCCAAAACATCAGCAGTCTTTCGCCGAACCGGCAAGCCCGCCAATGCCAAAGGCGCCTGCCGAAATGAAACCAATTGACCCACCGCAACCTCCCCCAGCCGCCGAAATGCAGGAGAAGTTAAAAAAAGATGCCGCCCGGGTGGCAGCTGATGCAGAAAAAGTGATTGCCGACCGCGAATTACTAAACAGCCATGATACCCCGCTTAAACCGCGGCAAGCAGAAGCGGCAGAGCAGGCCAAACACGATCAGGAACAGACCCGTAAAGACCAGCAACAGGCCGCACGCGACCAGGAGCAGGCCAGGCGCGATCAGCAGCAGGCTTTGATAGATCAGCAACAAGCCCAAAGAGACCAGGAGCAGGCCAAAAAAGACCAGGAACAGGCCCGCAAAGATCAGGAGCAAGCGTTTAAAGACCAGCAGGCCGTGAAGAAACCGAATAATGTAAGTGTACAATTATAA